Proteins co-encoded in one Gossypium arboreum isolate Shixiya-1 chromosome 11, ASM2569848v2, whole genome shotgun sequence genomic window:
- the LOC108477122 gene encoding transcription initiation factor TFIID subunit 14b-like: MPHTAIEAQVEDGGSASKPQRIIKLSKTTDDSDKKGTNKRVKDIEICVPIVYGTIAFYLGRKASESQSHKWTVYVRGATNEDLGAVIKHVVFQLHPSFNNPTRIVEAPPFELSECGWGEFEIGISIFFHSDVCDKHLDLYHMLKLYPEDESGPQSTKKPVVMESYNEIVFPDPSECFFARVQNHPAVVVPRMPAGFSLPVLAPVENTNEKGRGDTKDHPLSQGFLNFSEADELLKLASARQQVQAHIVKLRRELSVIDGMPQPLKPASSYECT, translated from the exons ATGCCTCACACGGCTATCGAAGCGCAAGTTGAGGATGGTGGGTCTGCTTCCAAGCCACAGCGCATCATCAAACTTAGCAAAACCACTGATGATAGCGACAAAAAG GGTACAAACAAGAGAGTTAAAGATATTGAGATTTGTGTTCCAATTGTCTATGGAACTATTGCTTTTTATCTCGGTCGGAAGGCTAGTGA GTCACAATCGCATAAGTGGACTGTTTATGTGCGTGGGGCAACAAATGAAGATCTTGGAGCAGTGATAAAGCATGTTGTATTTCAACTTCATCCCAGTTTCAATAACCCTACAAGAATTGTTGAAGCACCACCTTTTGAGTTATCAGAATGTGGTTGGGGTGAATTTGAAATTGGCATTAGCATTTTCTTCCACAGTGATGTTTGTGACAAGCATTTGGATTT GTATCACATGTTGAAGTTGTATCCTGAAGATGAATCTGGCCCACAGTCTACCAAGAAACCTGTCGTTATGGAATCTTACAATGAGATTGTTTTTCCAGATCCTTCTGAGTGTTTCTTTGCTCGTGTGCAAAATCATCCAGCTGTTGTTGTGCCGCGGATGCCTGCTGGGTTTAGTTTGCCTGTTCTGG CACCAGTTGAAAATACAAATGAGAAGGGAAGGGGCGATACCAAGGATCATCCACTCAGTCAGGGGTTTTTGAATTTCTCAGAGGCAGATGAATTGTTGAAACTTGCCTCAGCTCGTCAGCAG GTGCAAGCCCATATTGTTAAGCTGAGAAGAGAGTTGAGTGTGATTGATGGGATGCCTCAACCTCTAAAACCGGCCTCCAGTTACGAATGTACATGA
- the LOC108478402 gene encoding chaperone protein dnaJ 11, chloroplastic-like — protein MICSLPIFQISLPSRSLFGFRPSIAAASTTITSTYASKKDKGSTGGYLSRPGMAPCTSLYEVLGISVGASNLEIKAAYRRLARVCHPDVAEIGRKDLSAEEFLKIHTAYSTLSDPEKRAVYDSKLIWRRQRPLVSASRFTVYNKGRSWETDQCW, from the coding sequence ATGATCTGTTCTCTCCCTATTTTTCAAATTTCACTTCCATCACGTTCTCTTTTCGGATTCCGACCGTCTATCGCCGCCGCCTCCACCACCATCACCAGTACTTATGCTTCCAAAAAAGACAAAGGTTCGACAGGCGGTTATCTGAGCCGTCCAGGAATGGCACCCTGTACGTCGTTGTACGAAGTGCTAGGGATATCCGTGGGTGCCTCAAATCTGGAAATCAAGGCGGCGTACCGACGGTTGGCAAGGGTTTGCCATCCCGACGTGGCTGAAATTGGCCGGAAAGACTTGTCCGCCGAGGAGTTCCTGAAGATACACACGGCTTACAGTACCTTATCGGATCCCGAGAAACGAGCCGTATATGATAGTAAGCTTATCTGGAGACGCCAAAGGCCGTTGGTTTCGGCTTCTAGGTTTACCGTATATAATAAGGGGAGGAGTTGGGAGACCGATCAGTGCTGGTAA